One segment of Anopheles stephensi strain Indian chromosome 3, UCI_ANSTEP_V1.0, whole genome shotgun sequence DNA contains the following:
- the LOC118513010 gene encoding decaprenyl-diphosphate synthase subunit 2-like, with amino-acid sequence MAMSKAIRVCGHLRQWSGSVVPSRKVQLHPSATLLYSATAVSPDVRQFATSSGRQEKLATKSVQKHDWNRAVSEAEKIVGYPTSFLSLRWLLSDEIANVALHLRKLVGSNHPLLKTAKTLIYNDKNQQAWGLIVLLVSKAAGHVANIPDMEQDKSAGVLHSQRALAEVTEMIRTSHLVHQGMLNLQSFDNAGNDLSGDSDMIFGNKIALLGGDYLLANACQQVATLRNQDLNMLISSAFRDLAESNFIGERDEQNNPLPTKPSALAKELATDVNSLDDLGFGDLEDNTEPMKIDGVVGNPEKEWSLRHVLGGGSLLGKSCQGALMLGGHPESLQKQGYQFGKHLSLAWQACIDMQPFLLPKLPMGAQFSLVSAPVLFHLEHDTDLYEEIEKGRRSVDNIDYTKVHQAVLDGPGLEKTKILQRKHSLAAMKVLNELPATDARRALQNIILAMQEL; translated from the exons ATGGCTATGAGCAAAGCGATACGGGTCTGTGGCCATCTTAGGCAGTGGTCCGGCAGTGTTGTACCGTCGCGGAAAGTGCAGCTACACCCCTCCGCTACTCTACTGTACAGTGCCACAGCAGTGTCCCCGGACGTACGGCAGTTTGCCACCAGCAGCGGTCGGCAGGAAAAGTTGGCCACCAAGAGCGTCCAGAAGCATGACTGGAACCGGGCCGTTAGTGAGGCGGAAAAGATTGTCGGCTATCCGACGTCGTTCCTGAGCCTGCGGTGGTTACTGAGCGACGAGATCGCGAACGTGGCTCTGCATCTGCGGAAGCTGGTCGGGAGCAATCATCCACTGCTGAAAACTGCCAA AACTTTGATTTATAACGACAAAAATCAACAGGCATGGGGACTGATCGTGCTGCTCGTGTCGAAAGCGGCCGGACATGTGGCCAACATACCCGACATGGAGCAGGACAAGAGTGCCGGTGTGCTACATTCGCAGCGTGCGCTGGCCGAAGTCACGGAGATGATCCGTACCTCGCATCTCGTGCATCAGGGCATGCTTAATCTGCAGTCGTTCGATAACGCCGGTAATGATCTGAGCGGTGACAGCGATATGATCTTCGGCAACAAGATCGCGCTGCTCGGTGGTGATTATCTGCTTGCGAATGCTTGTCAGCAGGTGGCGACGCTAAG GAATCAAGACTTGAACATGCTCATTTCGTCCGCGTTCCGAGATCTTGCCGAATCGAACTTTATCGGTGAACGGGATGAACAGAACAACCCGCTGCCAACCAAACCGAGTGCCCTCGCGAAGGAACTGGCAACCGATGTGAACAGTTTGGACGATTTGGGTTTCGGCGATCTGGAGGATAATACCGAACCGATGAAGATTGACGGTGTGGTTGGCAATCCCGAAAAGGAATGGTCACTGCGACACGTGCTCGGCGGTGGTAGTCTGCTGGGGAAGAGCTGTCAGGGAGCGCTAATGCTCGGCGGTCATCCGGAATCGCTGCAGAAGCAGGGCTATCAGTTCGGCAAGCATCTGTCGCTGGCCTGGCAGGCATGCATCGACATGCAACCGTTCCTGTTGCCGAAGCTTCCGATGG GTGCTCAGTTCAGCTTGGTGTCCGCCCCGGTACTGTTCCACCTCGAGCACGATACTGATCTGTACGAAGAGATCGAGAAGGGTCGCCGATCGGTCGACAACATCGACTACACCAAAGTCCACCAGGCAGTGCTCGATGGGCCCGGGCTAGAGAAGACAAAAATTCTTCAGCGCAAGCACAGCCTAGCAGCCATGAAGGTGCTGAACGAATTGCCGGCCACAGACGCCCGGAGAGCATTGCAGAATATTATTCTAGCAATGCAAGAGTTGTAA
- the LOC118513011 gene encoding decaprenyl-diphosphate synthase subunit 2-like, with translation MSLARIYGMQARLRTHLQSGVVKLSTRVPPAQQLESVPRRYIASGLVLHDKLAPKAVPKHDWNRAVSEAEKIVGYPTSFLSLRWLLSDEIANVALHLRKLVGSNHPLLRTAKILIYNGKNNMQAWGLIVLLISKAVGHAPTVPDLEQDKSAGVLQSQRGLAEITEMIRTAHLVHQGLVNLQPLDGAGNELGNDSDTIFGNKIALLSGDYLLGNACLQLAGLRNQPLIELISSAVRDLAESNFFGERDQQNNPLPSRPLESPVAAGSSGTNVDLSFGDMIDNTQPLSLAGVMGNPEKEWALRHILGAGSLLGKSCQGAMMLAGQPEALQRRGYMFGKHLSLAWQACIDLEPFNSDQLPSGGKFSLVSAPVLFHLDHDPTLYSEIEKGLVSVDNVDFAKLHAEVLKGPGLERTRALQKKHSLAAMDVLNELPPSDARTALQNIILAMQDI, from the exons ATGTCGCTCGCCAGAATCTACGGAATGCAGGCCCGGCTGCGGACACATTTGCAAAGCGGTGTCGTGAAACTGTCCACAAGAGTTCCTCCAGCTCAGCAGCTAGAAAGTGTTCCACGGCGGTACATCGCCTCGGGGCTCGTGCTGCACGACAAGCTAGCACCGAAAGCTGTCCCAAAGCACGACTGGAATCGGGCCGTTAGTGAGGCGGAAAAGATCGTTGGCTATCCGACATCGTTCCTGAGCCTTCGGTGGCTGTTAAGCGATGAAATTGCAAACGTAGCGCTACACCTCAGGAAGCTGGTCGGCAGCAATCATCCACTGCTTCGAACGGCCAA AATCCTAATCTACAATGGCAAAAACAACATGCAAGCGTGGGGACTGATCGTTCTACTCATCTCGAAAGCGGTCGGACATGCGCCAACCGTACCGGACCTGGAGCAGGACAAAAGTGCCGGCGTGCTTCAATCGCAGCGCGGACTGGCGGAAATTACGGAAATGATTCGTACCGCGCATCTCGTCCACCAGGGGCTGGTCAATCTGCAACCGCTGGACGGTGCCGGCAACGAGCTGGGCAACGATAGCGACACGATCTTCGGCAACAAGATTGCTCTGCTGAGCGGAGACTATCTACTCGGCAATGCTTGCCTACAGCTGGCGGGTCTTCGCAATCAACCACTGATCGAGCTCATCTCGTCGGCCGTGCGTGATTTGGCTGAGTCAAACTTTTTCGGCGAACGAGACCAGCAAAACAATCCACTTCCATCGCGTCCACTAGAATCGCCGGTAGCTGCCGGTAGCAGTGGAACGAATGTGGACCTAAGCTTCGGAGATATGATCGATAATACGCAACCGCTTAGTTTGGCGGGTGTGATGGGCAATCCGGAGAAGGAGTGGGCCCTGCGGCACATACTCGGCGCGGGCAGTTTGCTCGGGAAAAGCTGTCAAGGTGCGATGATGCTGGCGGGACAGCCGGAAGCGCTGCAACGACGAGGTTACATGTTTGGGAAGCATCTTTCCCTGGCGTGGCAGGCCTGTATCGATCTGGAACCGTTCAACAGCGATCAACTTCCATCCG GTGGAAAATTCAGCTTAGTATCCGCACCGGTTCTCTTCCATCTCGATCACGATCCTACGCTGTACAGTGAAATTGAAAAGGGACTAGTTTCGGTCGATAACGTGGACTTTGCCAAGCTACACGCGGAAGTTCTCAAAGGACCCGGCCTCGAGCGGACACGGGCGCTGCAGAAAAAGCACAGCCTAGCGGCGATGGACGTACTGAACGAGTTGCCCCCATCGGATGCACGAACCGCGCTGCAAAACATTATCCTTGCCATGCAGGACATCTAG
- the LOC118514460 gene encoding sal-like protein 1, which yields MFPSTTFVPTPGVEGSPPFVRKFRPEIDLHLNVSPEPMSDGYEGYADLSSQSSTSGTIPRRAASPSTSVCALGFLPMDSVSKGYVPEEVCLKAAHSTIGASSGSRTTMIRKSSSTGLLTTNESATAMKSSNWIRSIRLASDVRSFNALLELTTTQLLRVRLTGDVSNGEELKLWFSEDVIAHMQIPFLTPINIQRQNCYVCHLCQKSYEYPNPLKIHLATNCNREPISILWHRLHQALATRYGGPFNPLYEFQPWRNSAFRPVLNAHVVKMDHISPPTSNRRIHHPPPVEPVAADEPTGAHLVTAAHLETIVSNMGSSKQGHVCIYCGKLYSRKYGLKIHIRTHTGFKPLKCQYCLRPFGDPSNLNKHIRLHRQHDGSLYECNLCGKKLARRRDLQRHLQARHNSTQIIDQSTTSEDDDDDDDEHADTTQRRSTSSGGRRQVDS from the exons ATGTTTCCATCGACCACCTTTGTCCCAACTCCGGGCGTCGAAGGATCTCCACCGTTCGTGCGAAAGTTTCGGCCGGAAATTGATCTCCACCTGAACGTTAGTCCCGAACCGATGTCCGATGGGTACGAGGGTTATGCCGATCTATCCTCACAGTCGTCTACCTCCGGTACGATCCCGAGGCGTGCTGCCTCACCTTCTACTTCGGTTTGTGCACTCGGCTTTCTACCGATGGATTCCGTCTCGAAGGGTTACGTACCGGAGGAGGTGTGTCTGAAGGCAGCCCATTCTACGATAGGTGCATCGTCGGGTTCTCGCACGACTATGATACGGAAGTCATCCTCTACCGGACTACTGACGACGAACGAATCAGCGACGGCGATGAAAAGCTCCAACTGGATCCGCTCGATCCGGCTGGCTAGTGATGTGCGAAGCTTTAATGCACTGTTGGAGCTTACGACGACACAGCTGCTTCGTGTGAGGCTCACCGGTGATGTGAGCAACGGTGAGGAGCTGAAGCTATGGTTCTCGGAGGACGTGATAGCGCACATGCAGATACCTTTCCTCACGCCCATTAACATTCAAC GACAAAACTGCTACGTTTGCCACCTGTGTCAGAAATCGTACGAATATCCCAATCCACTCAAAATCCATCTCGCGACCAACTGTAACCGTGAACCCATCTCGATCCTTTGGCACCGTTTACATCAAGCCCTCGCCACGCGTTACGGAGGTCCATTCAATCCGCTGTACGAATTCCAACCGTGGCGAAATTCCGCTTTCCGGCCCGTGCTTAATGCACACGTCGTGAAAATGGATCACATTTCACCTCCGACTTCAAATCGTCGCATCCATCATCCACCACCGGTAGAACCTGTGGCCGCTGATGAACCGACCGGAGCACATCTCGTCACCGCAGCCCATCTGGAAACGATCGTCAGCAATATGGGATCCTCGAAACAGGGCCATGTGTGCATTTACTGTGGGAAGTTGTATTCGCGCAAGTACGGACTAAAGATACACATCCGGACGCATACCGGCTTCAAGCCGCTCAAGTGCCAATACTGTCTGCGCCCCTTCGGTGATCCGAGCAACCTCAACAAGCACATCCGACTTCATCGCCAGCACGATGGTTCGCTGTACGAGTGTAATCTGTGCGGGAAGAAGCTGGCCCGCCGGCGGGATCTACAGCGACATCTACAGGCGAGGCACAATAGCACGCAGATAATCGATCAATCCACCACCTCggaggatgacgatgatgatgatgatgagcatgCGGATACTACACAGCGGCGAAGTACGAGCAGTGGTGGACGTCGGCAGGTGGATAGTTGA